The following proteins are encoded in a genomic region of Nonomuraea muscovyensis:
- a CDS encoding alpha/beta fold hydrolase, with the protein MPVAITGFDYRRVPVADGVSLNAAVAGSGTPIVLLHGFPQTHLMWRHVAADLAADHTVICPDLRGYGASDKPAVTGAGTYAKRTMAADVVRLARALGHERFALAGHDRGALVAFRAGLDHPGAITHLACLDVLPTLDMWEVMHGVGAAVGFHLFLMAQPPGLPEQLIAGNAEAFFGHFLDIWTRDRGAIPADVRAAYLDACRGAVPSIVADYRASAGVDVEHDRADLEAGNRLRMPVTVLQQDWGAVLGFDAAALWGAWAPDLRHATVTCGHFMAEEAPAEVARALRELLTR; encoded by the coding sequence ATGCCTGTTGCCATCACCGGTTTCGACTACCGGCGTGTCCCGGTCGCCGACGGCGTGTCGCTGAACGCGGCCGTCGCCGGTTCCGGCACCCCGATCGTGTTGCTGCACGGTTTCCCGCAGACGCACCTGATGTGGCGGCACGTCGCCGCCGACCTGGCGGCCGACCACACCGTCATCTGTCCTGACCTGCGCGGTTACGGCGCCAGCGACAAGCCCGCCGTCACCGGCGCCGGTACCTATGCCAAGCGGACGATGGCGGCCGACGTCGTCCGCCTGGCCCGTGCCCTGGGGCATGAGCGGTTCGCGCTGGCCGGGCACGACCGGGGAGCCCTGGTCGCCTTCCGTGCCGGGCTCGACCACCCCGGCGCGATCACTCATCTGGCCTGTCTGGACGTGCTGCCCACGCTGGACATGTGGGAGGTGATGCACGGCGTCGGCGCGGCGGTCGGCTTCCACCTGTTTCTGATGGCCCAGCCGCCGGGTCTGCCCGAGCAGTTGATCGCCGGGAACGCGGAGGCGTTCTTCGGTCATTTCCTCGACATCTGGACCCGTGATCGCGGGGCGATCCCCGCCGATGTGCGTGCCGCCTACCTGGACGCCTGCCGGGGGGCGGTGCCGTCGATCGTGGCCGACTACCGCGCCTCGGCGGGCGTCGACGTCGAGCACGACCGGGCGGACCTGGAGGCGGGCAACCGGCTGCGCATGCCGGTGACGGTGTTGCAGCAGGACTGGGGGGCCGTCCTGGGGTTCGACGCGGCAGCGCTGTGGGGGGCGTGGGCGCCGGACCTGCGGCACGCCACCGTCACCTGCGGCCACTTCATGGCCGAGGAGGCGCCGGCCGAGGTCGCCCGGGCCCTGCGGGAACTGCTCACCCGTTGA
- a CDS encoding tyrosine-type recombinase/integrase: protein MRPAELDRVTVAEAADRYVELVRAKTLTGALSPATAEVYARDVATFVTLAGAENVLDDLTGEDVDAVLLAFARKPDGRRPAAPPAGPLPETPAGGPAGQSRSTQSPSSQARFRRSISTLFKHAVLAGWVQIDPMAASTITARQRGGLRPERRALTREQAQGLLGAARSLQRTPAEGRRDQQMHLRDALIVLLLTTLGPRVSELVRANVEDFFTNDGVRYWRIFGKGGRTRDVPLPAAVAETLDAYLERGRAAVPDKALLLSWRGRRLARGDVQGVIDRVQARVDPAQRRTVTPHGLRHTTATHLLADAVDMDAVRRVLGHSDLSTLGRYRDELPGELEVAMRVHPLLRTAPPASPAGDPTPPP, encoded by the coding sequence GTGCGGCCTGCGGAGCTCGACCGGGTGACGGTGGCGGAGGCAGCTGACCGCTACGTGGAGCTGGTGCGCGCCAAGACGCTCACCGGCGCGCTGTCACCGGCCACGGCGGAGGTCTACGCGCGCGACGTGGCGACGTTCGTGACCCTGGCCGGGGCCGAAAACGTGCTCGACGACCTGACGGGCGAGGACGTCGACGCGGTGCTGCTCGCCTTCGCCCGCAAACCCGACGGCCGCCGCCCCGCCGCCCCGCCCGCCGGCCCGCTGCCCGAAACGCCGGCCGGCGGCCCCGCGGGGCAGTCGCGCTCCACGCAGTCGCCGTCGTCCCAGGCACGCTTTCGCCGCTCCATCTCCACCCTGTTCAAACACGCCGTCCTGGCCGGCTGGGTCCAGATCGACCCCATGGCGGCCTCCACCATCACCGCCAGACAACGCGGCGGGCTGCGCCCCGAGCGGCGCGCGCTCACCCGCGAGCAGGCCCAGGGCCTGCTCGGCGCCGCCCGCTCCCTGCAGCGCACCCCCGCCGAGGGCCGCCGCGACCAGCAGATGCACCTACGCGACGCGCTCATCGTGCTCCTGCTGACCACCCTCGGCCCCCGCGTCTCGGAGCTGGTGCGCGCCAACGTCGAAGACTTCTTCACCAACGACGGCGTCCGCTACTGGCGCATCTTCGGCAAGGGCGGCCGCACCCGCGACGTGCCCCTGCCCGCCGCCGTCGCCGAGACGCTCGACGCCTACCTGGAGCGCGGCCGCGCCGCCGTGCCCGACAAGGCGCTGCTGCTGTCGTGGCGGGGGCGGCGGCTGGCCCGGGGCGACGTCCAGGGCGTCATCGACCGGGTCCAGGCCCGCGTCGACCCCGCGCAACGCCGCACGGTCACTCCCCACGGATTACGGCACACCACGGCCACCCACCTGCTGGCCGACGCGGTCGACATGGACGCCGTGCGCCGCGTCCTCGGCCACAGCGACCTGTCGACCCTGGGCCGCTACCGCGACGAGCTACCGGGCGAGCTGGAGGTCGCCATGCGCGTCCACCCCCTGCTGCGCACCGCCCCTCCCGCATCCCCCGCAGGTGACCCCACCCCGCCCCCCTGA